From the Candidatus Saccharibacteria bacterium genome, the window AAAGGGGCAACCACTTTACAGCGAAGTTTGAGGGTGATTGGGAGCTGATTTATTCTGAATCAGTCGCCACTCGCTCTGAAGCACTTCAGCGCGAAAGACAATTAAAATCGTCAAGGGGACGAGCGTTCGTTAAAAAATATATTCCGGGGTAGCTCAGCGG encodes:
- a CDS encoding GIY-YIG nuclease family protein: MLEVYVLYNAVANKIYIGQTNNLKVRLASHNNKRGNHFTAKFEGDWELIYSESVATRSEALQRERQLKSSRGRAFVKKYIPG